One region of Streptomyces leeuwenhoekii genomic DNA includes:
- a CDS encoding ribonuclease J, which yields MSHPHPELKAAPPLPEGGLRVVALGGLGEIGRNMTVFEHAGKLLIVDCGVLFPEETQPGVDVILPDFTSIRDRLDDVVAVVLTHGHEDHIGGVPYLLRERSDIPVVGSKLTLAFLEAKLKEHGIRPRTVRVREGDRRGFGPFDCEFVAVNHSIPDSLAVAIRTRAGMVLHTGDFKMDQFPLDDRITDLRAFARLGEEGVDLFLTDSTNAEVPGFTTSERELNPAIEQVMRTAPRRVIVSSFASHVHRIQQVLDAAHQHGRKVAFVGRSMVRNMGIARDLGYLKVPSGLVVSTKELEKLPDHKIALVCTGSQGEPMAALSRMANRDHMIRIGEGDTVLLASSLIPGNENAIYRVINGLTRWGAHVVHKGNAKVHVSGHASAGELVYCYNIVKPRNVMPVHGEFRHLRANADLAIRTGVDPDRVVVAEDGVVVDLVDGRASITGKVPAGNVYVDGMEVGGATEASLKDRLTLAEEGVVTVVAIVDADTGALAEAPDFLARGFVHDDTTFEPVIPVIEKTLATAAEEGVGDARQLEQLIARAVANWAFRTHRRKPLIIPVIIDA from the coding sequence ATGAGTCATCCGCACCCCGAACTGAAAGCCGCCCCACCGCTTCCCGAAGGAGGGCTGCGGGTCGTCGCCCTGGGCGGCCTGGGTGAGATCGGCCGCAACATGACCGTGTTCGAGCACGCCGGCAAGCTGCTCATCGTCGACTGCGGCGTGCTCTTCCCCGAGGAGACCCAGCCCGGCGTGGACGTGATCCTGCCGGACTTCACCTCGATCCGGGACCGGCTGGACGACGTCGTGGCCGTGGTCCTCACCCACGGCCACGAGGACCACATCGGCGGCGTGCCGTACCTGCTGCGCGAGCGGTCCGACATTCCCGTCGTCGGCTCCAAGCTGACGCTGGCCTTCCTGGAGGCCAAGCTGAAGGAACACGGCATCCGGCCGCGCACGGTGCGGGTGCGGGAGGGCGACCGGCGCGGCTTCGGACCCTTCGACTGCGAGTTCGTCGCGGTCAACCACTCCATCCCGGACAGCCTCGCGGTCGCGATCCGCACCCGCGCCGGGATGGTGCTGCACACCGGCGACTTCAAGATGGACCAGTTCCCTCTCGACGACCGCATCACCGATCTGCGTGCCTTCGCCCGCCTCGGCGAGGAGGGCGTGGACCTCTTCCTGACCGATTCCACCAACGCCGAGGTACCCGGCTTCACCACCTCCGAGCGCGAGCTGAACCCGGCGATCGAGCAGGTGATGCGCACCGCCCCGCGCCGGGTCATCGTCTCCAGCTTCGCCAGCCATGTACACCGCATCCAGCAGGTCCTGGACGCCGCCCACCAGCACGGCCGCAAGGTCGCCTTCGTCGGCCGGTCGATGGTCCGCAACATGGGCATCGCCCGTGACCTGGGCTACCTGAAGGTCCCGTCCGGCCTGGTGGTGAGCACGAAGGAGCTGGAGAAGCTCCCTGACCACAAGATCGCTCTGGTGTGCACCGGCTCCCAGGGCGAACCGATGGCCGCGCTGTCGAGGATGGCCAACCGCGATCACATGATCCGCATCGGCGAGGGCGACACCGTCCTGCTCGCCAGCTCCCTCATCCCCGGCAACGAGAACGCCATCTACCGGGTGATCAACGGACTGACCCGGTGGGGTGCCCACGTGGTCCACAAGGGCAACGCCAAGGTGCACGTCTCCGGGCACGCCAGCGCCGGCGAACTCGTCTACTGCTACAACATCGTCAAACCGCGCAACGTCATGCCCGTCCACGGCGAGTTCCGTCACCTACGGGCCAACGCCGACCTCGCCATCCGCACCGGCGTCGACCCCGACCGGGTCGTCGTCGCCGAGGACGGCGTCGTCGTCGACCTCGTCGACGGGCGCGCGTCCATCACCGGCAAGGTCCCCGCCGGCAACGTCTACGTGGACGGCATGGAAGTCGGCGGCGCCACCGAAGCCTCCCTGAAGGACCGCCTCACCCTCGCGGAGGAAGGCGTCGTCACGGTGGTGGCGATCGTCGACGCGGACACCGGCGCCCTCGCCGAGGCCCCCGACTTCCTGGCCCGCGGCTTCGTGCACGACGACACCACCTTCGAGCCGGTCATCCCCGTCATCGAGAAGACCCTGGCCACCGCGGCCGAGGAAGGCGTCGGGGACGCGCGCCAACTCGAACAGCTCATCGCCCGCGCCGTGGCGAACTGGGCGTTCCGCACCCACCGCCGCAAGCCCCTCATCATCCCCGTGATCATCGACGCCTGA
- a CDS encoding CsbD family protein → MTAGEKAKAKAEQAEGKAKEALGSVTGNDRMAAEGQAEKSTGDAREAKEKAKDAFKR, encoded by the coding sequence ATGACTGCCGGCGAGAAGGCCAAGGCAAAGGCCGAGCAGGCCGAGGGAAAGGCCAAGGAAGCCCTGGGGAGCGTCACCGGAAACGACCGGATGGCCGCCGAGGGACAGGCAGAAAAGAGCACGGGTGATGCCCGCGAGGCCAAGGAGAAGGCCAAGGACGCGTTCAAGCGCTGA
- a CDS encoding YihY/virulence factor BrkB family protein yields the protein MDDGDGHRARWWAALRRTPAAVWNDDVTDWAAALTYYAVLALFPLLLVILSILGLTVPTARPEVIDRMSQAAPVASRALLRSTLREMAGQSSAAWTLIFFGGAGALWSGCSYLSVFRRALHAMHGAGAHRPVWRTAPRIIATALVLISLLLTSTLALFLTGGLARRLGRVMHLGTGPQDVWDILRWPVVALVAVALVLVLYRSGPASSRPVGRMAPGGTLAVTLLLAASLGFAFYTSHVGTYHRLYGSLAGVVVFLVWLWLSNLALLVGAQFNAELAKPVREELGRESETVSGTCGGAS from the coding sequence ATGGATGACGGAGACGGTCACAGGGCTCGCTGGTGGGCGGCGCTGCGCCGGACGCCGGCGGCCGTCTGGAACGACGACGTCACGGACTGGGCCGCCGCGCTGACCTATTACGCGGTCCTGGCCCTGTTTCCCCTGCTGTTGGTGATCCTGTCGATCCTGGGTCTGACCGTGCCCACGGCCAGGCCCGAGGTCATCGACCGCATGTCGCAGGCGGCTCCGGTCGCGTCCCGCGCGTTGCTGCGCAGCACCCTGCGGGAGATGGCCGGACAGTCGTCGGCCGCGTGGACGCTGATCTTCTTCGGAGGAGCGGGAGCCCTGTGGTCGGGGTGCAGCTATCTGAGCGTCTTCCGCCGGGCGCTGCACGCCATGCACGGGGCCGGCGCGCACCGGCCGGTCTGGCGCACCGCTCCGCGCATCATCGCCACGGCCCTCGTCCTGATCTCGCTGCTTCTCACGTCGACCCTCGCGTTGTTCCTCACCGGCGGCCTGGCCCGGCGCCTGGGCAGGGTGATGCATCTGGGTACTGGGCCGCAGGACGTCTGGGACATACTGCGGTGGCCGGTCGTCGCCTTGGTCGCCGTCGCACTGGTGCTCGTCCTGTACCGTTCGGGCCCGGCTTCCTCCCGCCCCGTCGGGAGGATGGCGCCCGGCGGCACACTGGCGGTAACGCTCCTGCTGGCCGCCTCGCTCGGCTTCGCCTTCTACACCTCCCATGTCGGCACGTACCACCGCTTGTACGGTTCACTGGCAGGCGTCGTGGTCTTCCTGGTCTGGCTGTGGCTGTCCAACCTGGCTCTTCTGGTCGGCGCTCAGTTCAACGCAGAGCTGGCGAAGCCGGTGCGAGAGGAACTCGGCAGGGAGAGTGAGACGGTCTCCGGTACCTGCGGCGGAGCGTCGTAG
- a CDS encoding STAS domain-containing protein has translation MTPSPGPEAREPSDSSPPPGSSGLLPAGPTLTLASHRGPRHAVVAVDGPIDYHTAPQLLGHLTTTEIQDVPLLILDLTHVEFCDSSALGAFVDIHRRRSDAGHRFALTGVRPEVRRILELTRLTSVLSLHETVEDVLTEG, from the coding sequence ATGACCCCCTCCCCCGGCCCCGAGGCGCGCGAGCCCTCCGACAGCTCACCACCGCCCGGCTCCAGCGGCCTGCTCCCCGCCGGTCCGACACTGACCCTCGCATCGCACCGCGGCCCACGACACGCGGTCGTCGCCGTGGACGGCCCCATCGACTACCACACGGCACCCCAGTTGCTGGGGCATCTCACCACCACGGAGATACAGGACGTCCCGCTGCTGATCCTGGACCTCACCCATGTGGAGTTCTGCGACTCCAGTGCGCTGGGAGCCTTCGTCGACATACACCGCCGCCGTTCGGACGCCGGGCACCGGTTCGCGTTGACCGGTGTCCGACCGGAGGTCAGACGCATCCTCGAACTCACCCGTCTCACGTCCGTTCTGTCGCTGCACGAGACGGTCGAGGACGTGCTCACCGAGGGCTGA
- a CDS encoding ATP-binding SpoIIE family protein phosphatase, translating into MRKAVSGAPSPDAAAQRVADFFHDGLVAGRDGPACPAVGVFLAVPWSAVTSTPTAVGLPDEHAWRVTLAGFRGPHIRWPGPQNSGQTHLPLPSSGAPRDAPSVHRLLERLGVTTGDGDGAVAPESDVEVVHLSGSQVDGVEELLPGQGVRSVLALSGTLSPGEWFAVVLFLRVPLPAEVAALFRTVTGSTRLALLSGGRPSPTVEADAARTALEDMESLVGQRAAHLETVVTELRSATRELRRSQEELEQRERELREEAAIVELLQEVGSVLAAELDLDALVQHAVDAATRLSGAAFGAFFYNVLGETGESYLLYVISGVDRSAFDKFPMPRNTQVFEQTFRGLGVVRSDDITADPRYGHNAPHHGMPEGHLPVRSYLAVPVMSRGAVLGGFFFGHPERGVFTERHERLINGVAAQTAVALQNAQTYRQEREAATELQRHLLPALPHIDGVASTSRYLPAARDRGAGGDWVDLIPLPDGKVALVVGDVMGKGVRAAAVMGQVRTACRAYAQVGLAPADVLEQLSVLVDDIAPGSIVTCVYAVLDTRRDQLRTAVAGHLPPALRDPGGSVRFLDEKVGPPLGVGRHRYAEQEVPLPPGSRLLLYTDGLVERRGRSIDDGLRQLRELLSGPVGEIEADCDSWLDALAGGQHDDDIAMLYLHRPEDASHQVVAVARDYAPVSSAVPDARDLVSGVMREWGLRHLANDMMLIADEMVANAVRHARTPLRVELRRAGERVVLEVTDSSPEEPRLIVSQPGEFGHRGIFLVDAIATRWGTRWIDGGKVVWAEVRTS; encoded by the coding sequence TTGCGAAAGGCCGTCAGCGGTGCGCCGTCACCGGACGCGGCGGCACAGAGGGTCGCCGACTTCTTCCACGACGGCCTGGTCGCCGGGCGTGACGGACCCGCCTGTCCTGCGGTGGGCGTCTTCCTCGCCGTGCCGTGGAGCGCCGTCACCTCGACACCCACGGCCGTGGGACTCCCCGATGAGCACGCGTGGCGTGTGACCCTGGCCGGATTCCGTGGCCCGCACATCCGCTGGCCCGGCCCTCAGAACTCCGGTCAGACGCACCTGCCGCTGCCGTCGTCCGGTGCCCCCCGTGACGCGCCGTCGGTGCACCGGCTGCTCGAACGTCTGGGAGTCACGACCGGGGACGGAGACGGCGCGGTGGCGCCGGAGAGCGACGTCGAGGTCGTGCACCTGTCCGGCAGTCAGGTGGACGGGGTGGAGGAACTTCTCCCGGGGCAGGGTGTGCGTTCCGTACTGGCCCTCTCGGGAACCCTGTCGCCGGGTGAGTGGTTCGCGGTGGTGCTGTTCTTGCGCGTTCCGCTGCCCGCCGAAGTCGCCGCGCTCTTCCGCACCGTCACCGGCAGCACGCGCCTGGCGCTGCTGTCCGGCGGCCGGCCGTCGCCCACCGTGGAGGCGGACGCGGCTCGTACCGCCCTGGAGGACATGGAGAGCCTGGTGGGGCAGCGGGCCGCGCACCTGGAGACGGTGGTGACCGAACTGCGCTCCGCCACGAGGGAGCTGCGCCGGTCCCAGGAGGAACTGGAGCAGCGGGAGCGGGAACTGCGCGAGGAGGCGGCGATCGTCGAGCTGCTGCAGGAGGTCGGCAGCGTCCTGGCGGCGGAACTCGACCTCGACGCGCTGGTCCAGCACGCGGTCGACGCCGCGACCCGCCTGTCCGGAGCGGCGTTCGGCGCCTTCTTCTACAACGTCCTGGGCGAGACCGGAGAGTCCTACCTGCTCTATGTGATCTCCGGTGTCGACCGGTCGGCCTTCGACAAGTTCCCCATGCCGCGCAACACCCAGGTGTTCGAGCAAACCTTCCGGGGCCTTGGTGTGGTGCGGTCCGACGACATCACCGCGGACCCCCGTTACGGGCACAACGCGCCGCACCACGGCATGCCGGAAGGGCACCTGCCGGTGCGGAGCTACCTGGCCGTTCCGGTGATGTCCCGGGGGGCGGTGCTCGGCGGGTTCTTCTTCGGCCATCCCGAGCGGGGGGTCTTCACCGAGCGCCACGAACGCCTGATCAACGGTGTCGCCGCCCAGACCGCCGTCGCGCTGCAGAACGCGCAGACATACCGTCAGGAGCGGGAAGCGGCCACCGAGCTGCAACGCCACCTGCTGCCGGCGCTGCCGCACATCGACGGGGTCGCCAGCACGTCACGGTACCTGCCCGCCGCGCGGGACCGCGGCGCCGGCGGTGACTGGGTGGACCTCATACCGCTCCCGGACGGCAAAGTGGCGCTGGTCGTCGGTGATGTGATGGGCAAGGGCGTCAGGGCGGCAGCGGTCATGGGCCAGGTCCGCACGGCCTGCCGGGCCTACGCACAGGTCGGTCTCGCCCCCGCCGACGTGCTGGAACAGCTCAGCGTCCTGGTGGACGACATCGCTCCCGGCTCCATCGTCACCTGCGTGTACGCGGTACTCGACACGCGCCGGGACCAGTTGCGCACCGCTGTCGCCGGGCACTTGCCGCCGGCCCTGCGCGACCCGGGAGGCAGCGTGAGGTTCCTGGACGAGAAGGTCGGGCCGCCGTTGGGGGTGGGCAGGCACCGTTACGCGGAGCAGGAGGTCCCTCTGCCACCCGGATCGCGGCTGCTGCTGTACACCGATGGCCTGGTCGAACGCCGCGGCCGCTCCATCGACGACGGGCTGCGGCAGTTGCGGGAGCTGCTGTCCGGGCCCGTGGGCGAGATCGAGGCGGACTGCGACTCCTGGCTGGACGCCCTGGCCGGCGGTCAGCACGACGACGACATCGCCATGCTGTACCTGCACCGGCCCGAGGACGCGTCGCACCAGGTGGTGGCGGTCGCACGTGACTACGCCCCGGTCTCCAGCGCGGTCCCCGACGCCCGCGACCTGGTCTCCGGGGTCATGCGGGAGTGGGGCCTGCGCCACCTGGCGAACGACATGATGCTGATCGCGGACGAGATGGTCGCCAACGCCGTCCGCCACGCCAGGACACCGCTGCGCGTCGAGCTGCGGCGCGCCGGTGAACGCGTCGTTCTGGAGGTCACGGACAGCAGCCCCGAGGAGCCTCGTCTGATCGTTTCCCAACCCGGGGAGTTCGGGCACCGGGGCATATTCCTGGTCGACGCCATCGCGACACGGTGGGGAACCCGCTGGATCGACGGCGGGAAAGTGGTGTGGGCGGAAGTCAGGACCTCGTGA
- a CDS encoding RNA polymerase sigma factor SigF gives MMTTTVQAAGRTADVPEITDPSKVAPKDARELSKAFFDQLAVLEEGTPEYQYARNTLIEMNMSLVRYAAGRFRSRGPEEMEDIVQVGMIGLIKAIDRFELTREVEFTSFAVPYIVGEIKRFFRDTSWAVHVPRRLQEARVQLARANEELRTRLGRTPTTKELSELMCLPEDEVVEARLAANGYKSASLDAAINGSEDGEAALADFIGDEDAALGLIEDFHALAPMIAELDERDRKIIHWRFVEELTQAQIGERLGVSQMHVSRLISRLLARLREGMLSTT, from the coding sequence ATGATGACGACGACCGTGCAGGCCGCTGGGCGGACGGCGGACGTTCCGGAGATCACGGACCCTTCCAAGGTCGCGCCGAAGGACGCTCGGGAGCTGTCGAAGGCGTTCTTCGACCAGCTGGCGGTACTGGAGGAGGGCACGCCGGAGTACCAGTACGCCCGTAACACGCTGATCGAGATGAACATGTCCCTCGTCCGCTACGCGGCCGGCCGGTTCCGCAGCCGCGGGCCGGAGGAGATGGAGGACATCGTCCAGGTCGGCATGATCGGTCTGATCAAGGCCATCGACCGGTTCGAGCTGACCCGTGAGGTGGAGTTCACCTCCTTCGCCGTGCCGTACATCGTGGGCGAGATCAAGCGGTTCTTCCGCGACACCTCCTGGGCCGTGCACGTGCCGCGCCGGCTCCAGGAAGCCCGCGTGCAACTGGCGCGCGCCAACGAGGAGCTGCGCACCCGACTGGGCCGGACACCGACGACCAAAGAGCTGTCCGAGCTGATGTGCCTCCCGGAGGACGAGGTCGTCGAGGCCCGGCTGGCCGCCAACGGCTACAAGTCGGCCTCCCTCGACGCGGCGATCAACGGCAGCGAGGACGGCGAGGCGGCGCTGGCGGACTTCATCGGCGACGAGGACGCCGCCCTCGGCCTGATCGAGGACTTCCACGCCCTCGCCCCGATGATCGCCGAACTCGACGAACGCGACCGCAAGATCATCCACTGGCGGTTCGTGGAGGAACTCACCCAGGCCCAGATCGGCGAACGCCTCGGTGTCTCCCAGATGCACGTCTCCCGGCTGATCTCCCGTCTCCTGGCGCGCCTGCGCGAGGGCATGCTCAGCACCACCTGA